A genomic segment from Bacillota bacterium encodes:
- a CDS encoding radical SAM protein, with the protein MKKYLASQVVDQTLALLAKNPERNLVTLARIIETIAPTQVHKEQVRIARKAFEDKDHVWTRYAVRALKQMNPNFRTKGIVDLFVNEIYLGFQERERYEKRTGLHVPSLIVMSPTMRCNLRCTGCYAGMYTKQPELEFELLDRVVNEAKEMGIHFIVISGGEPFVRRDLLDLWEKHDDVVFMVYTNGTMIDKDMAKRITELGNISPAISVEGFEKETDARRGPGTFKKVMEAMDNLREAGAVFGFSATYTRNNTDVVGSDEFIDMLIDKGALYGWFFTFVPVGKDADMSLMCTPEQRNHMRERVLHFRATRPIFVADFWNDGPLVGGCIAGGRSYLHINAHGDIEPCVFVHFAVDNIRNTTLKEVLKSPFFLEIKKRMPFNENHLRPCMIIDNPHILREVVSLCGAHPTHEGAECVTTVLAGQLDEYAEAYGKIADVAWQTEYPQAREKATAAANK; encoded by the coding sequence GAGACGATCGCCCCGACACAGGTGCACAAGGAACAGGTCAGGATAGCACGGAAGGCCTTTGAGGATAAGGATCATGTATGGACGAGATATGCCGTGCGCGCTCTCAAACAGATGAACCCCAATTTCCGCACAAAGGGCATCGTTGATCTCTTTGTGAACGAGATCTATCTTGGATTCCAGGAGCGCGAAAGGTATGAGAAGAGAACGGGGCTGCATGTGCCGTCACTCATTGTCATGAGCCCGACAATGAGGTGCAATCTTCGCTGCACAGGGTGTTATGCGGGAATGTACACAAAACAGCCCGAGCTCGAATTTGAGCTTCTCGACAGGGTGGTAAACGAGGCGAAGGAGATGGGCATTCATTTCATAGTCATCTCCGGCGGAGAACCGTTCGTCCGCAGGGATCTTCTTGACCTCTGGGAGAAGCACGATGATGTGGTTTTTATGGTGTATACGAACGGGACCATGATCGACAAAGACATGGCGAAGAGAATCACGGAACTTGGGAACATATCACCGGCAATAAGTGTTGAAGGGTTTGAGAAGGAGACCGATGCGCGCCGAGGGCCCGGCACGTTCAAGAAAGTAATGGAGGCCATGGATAACCTCCGCGAGGCCGGGGCTGTCTTTGGATTTTCCGCTACATATACACGTAACAACACTGATGTGGTGGGCAGTGACGAATTTATAGACATGCTCATTGATAAGGGAGCACTGTATGGATGGTTTTTCACCTTCGTCCCTGTAGGCAAGGATGCCGATATGAGCCTTATGTGCACCCCGGAGCAACGGAACCATATGCGCGAAAGAGTCCTCCATTTCCGGGCCACGAGGCCAATTTTCGTGGCGGACTTTTGGAATGACGGCCCACTGGTGGGTGGTTGCATAGCCGGAGGCCGTTCCTACCTGCATATAAATGCCCATGGAGATATCGAACCCTGCGTGTTCGTGCACTTCGCAGTCGACAACATCAGAAATACGACCCTCAAGGAAGTGCTAAAGTCGCCGTTCTTCTTGGAGATCAAGAAGCGCATGCCGTTCAACGAAAACCATCTTAGGCCGTGCATGATCATTGACAATCCGCATATACTGCGAGAGGTTGTTTCTTTGTGTGGCGCTCATCCTACCCATGAGGGAGCGGAGTGTGTGACCACGGTTCTTGCCGGCCAGCTTGACGAGTACGCCGAGGCTTATGGCAAGATCGCGGACGTCGCGTGGCAGACCGAATACCCACAAGCAAGGGAAAAAGCCACGGCGGCGGCGAACAAATGA
- a CDS encoding polyhydroxyalkanoate synthesis regulator has translation MIDTVNKIIDFGLGAVLLTREKIQKAMDECVKRGEMGRSEADRLVSELTKKGEEGRARLREAVRDEVEKIVGELGLATKKDLEELEMRLRQ, from the coding sequence ATGATTGACACGGTAAACAAGATCATCGACTTCGGCCTGGGGGCCGTTCTTCTGACGAGAGAAAAGATCCAAAAGGCAATGGACGAATGCGTGAAGCGAGGCGAGATGGGCCGGAGCGAGGCTGACAGGCTTGTGTCGGAGCTAACCAAGAAAGGCGAAGAGGGGCGTGCCCGCCTGAGAGAGGCGGTTCGCGACGAGGTTGAGAAGATCGTCGGCGAACTCGGGCTTGCTACCAAGAAAGACCTGGAAGAACTCGAGATGCGGCTTCGCCAGTAG
- a CDS encoding AarF/ABC1/UbiB kinase family protein, which translates to MRSYAHIVRYRQIVRVATRYGFSFLADMLGQARGIPRWRRKSDLARPGLYRMPRWERLRKALEELGPTFIKIGQILSTRPDVVPPELASELEKLQDQAPPFPLPEVESAIVDELGGSPKEVFAAFEPEPVAAASLGQVHNAVLKSGEEVVVKIQRPGIEKVVRTDLEILREIAAVAARRTMLGKVYDLVNTVDELASVLLQELDYTAEARNADRLAGDLRADPRVVIPRVYWEYTTRRVLTMERIRGTKLTETDKVDLLGINRSAVAWILANTILEQILVHGFFHADLHPGNVVITPQGQVGLLDFGMVGHVTDELKVEFGNFLLGVTARSAPRVAAVLLRLGVASSEINMRALTRDIDLVLQRYYGVPLEQISMADLTREVFDVAFKHHIRIRADFSLVIKALATVEGTVRRVEPAFNLAEAAEPFARRLMRERMRPGHLAQRMTEVAGEYLGFLSTLPKQFDKLLDLAVEGQLKGKLEIDNMDRHLWRIGALVNRLVLGIVLASIIVGTALVVSTGPPVLLWRVPLAEVGFVTALVFGIWLLVSVIRSGRF; encoded by the coding sequence TTGCGAAGCTACGCCCATATCGTGCGCTACCGACAGATAGTGCGCGTAGCAACGAGGTATGGATTCAGTTTCCTCGCTGACATGCTGGGACAGGCCAGGGGAATCCCGAGATGGAGGCGTAAAAGCGACCTGGCGCGCCCCGGCTTATACCGGATGCCCAGGTGGGAACGTCTGCGCAAGGCGCTGGAAGAGCTCGGTCCTACTTTCATCAAGATTGGCCAGATCCTGAGCACGAGGCCGGACGTCGTCCCGCCTGAGCTCGCCTCCGAACTGGAGAAGTTGCAAGACCAGGCCCCGCCATTCCCCTTGCCCGAAGTGGAGTCGGCGATCGTCGATGAGCTTGGCGGTTCTCCCAAGGAAGTCTTTGCGGCATTCGAACCTGAGCCTGTCGCGGCCGCCTCGCTGGGGCAAGTCCATAATGCGGTTCTGAAGTCAGGGGAGGAAGTGGTAGTCAAGATTCAACGGCCGGGCATTGAGAAGGTTGTCCGCACTGACCTTGAGATCCTCAGAGAAATAGCGGCCGTTGCAGCGCGCCGGACAATGCTCGGGAAGGTCTATGACCTCGTCAACACCGTTGACGAGCTGGCAAGCGTCTTATTGCAGGAACTCGACTATACGGCGGAGGCAAGGAACGCGGACCGCCTTGCGGGCGACTTGAGAGCAGACCCGCGCGTTGTGATACCTCGTGTCTACTGGGAATACACCACGAGACGCGTCCTCACCATGGAACGAATTCGCGGCACCAAGCTAACCGAAACAGATAAGGTTGACCTCTTGGGGATCAACAGGTCTGCCGTGGCGTGGATCCTGGCGAATACGATCCTTGAGCAAATACTGGTGCACGGGTTTTTCCATGCGGATCTCCATCCTGGAAATGTTGTCATAACCCCGCAGGGGCAGGTTGGGCTCCTTGATTTTGGCATGGTGGGCCACGTAACCGACGAGCTGAAGGTCGAATTCGGAAACTTCCTCCTGGGCGTCACCGCGAGGTCTGCGCCTCGCGTCGCGGCAGTGCTGCTGAGGCTCGGAGTCGCGTCATCCGAAATCAACATGAGAGCTCTCACGCGGGATATAGACCTTGTTCTACAGAGATACTACGGCGTCCCCCTTGAACAGATCAGCATGGCCGACCTCACAAGGGAGGTGTTTGATGTTGCCTTCAAACACCATATCAGAATAAGAGCGGATTTTTCCCTGGTGATAAAGGCTCTCGCAACCGTCGAGGGAACTGTGCGCCGGGTGGAGCCCGCGTTCAATCTCGCGGAGGCGGCTGAGCCATTTGCAAGACGCCTTATGCGCGAGAGGATGAGACCGGGCCACCTTGCGCAACGCATGACTGAGGTTGCCGGAGAATACTTGGGCTTCCTGTCGACGCTCCCGAAGCAGTTCGACAAGTTACTCGACCTCGCTGTAGAGGGCCAGTTGAAGGGCAAATTGGAAATTGATAACATGGACCGTCATCTTTGGCGGATCGGTGCCCTTGTGAATCGCCTGGTTCTCGGCATTGTGCTGGCAAGCATCATAGTCGGCACAGCGCTTGTCGTGAGTACCGGCCCTCCCGTATTGCTCTGGCGCGTGCCTCTGGCTGAAGTTGGGTTCGTTACCGCGCTGGTATTTGGCATCTGGCTTCTTGTATCTGTCATCCGCTCGGGCAGGTTCTAG